Proteins encoded in a region of the Paenibacillus sp. E222 genome:
- a CDS encoding DinB family protein, producing the protein MLYDLKGEANMAPVVGMLYSAVKENSQRLQQITGGMSQEEIDYKGPNNNFNSTAQLIKHITYVDLNWVYRIKGLPLPQTLREQHGPMIDENGRLPMVQGISLSTLMSTYKDVITMLKDACSHLKDDDLARLVTFGHENEKQATIRWGIWHIADHSRYHQAHINQLRRWYHDAH; encoded by the coding sequence GTGCTTTACGATTTAAAAGGCGAAGCCAATATGGCCCCTGTTGTGGGGATGTTATATTCTGCGGTGAAAGAAAACAGCCAACGACTCCAACAAATCACGGGCGGGATGTCGCAAGAAGAAATAGATTATAAAGGACCTAACAATAACTTTAATAGTACCGCTCAATTAATAAAACATATTACCTACGTCGATCTGAATTGGGTTTATCGAATAAAGGGACTACCACTTCCTCAGACCTTAAGAGAGCAACATGGCCCTATGATTGATGAAAATGGCAGACTTCCGATGGTTCAAGGAATATCTTTGAGTACACTTATGTCGACATATAAAGATGTCATAACCATGTTGAAGGACGCGTGTTCACATTTAAAGGATGATGATTTAGCGAGGCTTGTCACTTTTGGACATGAGAATGAGAAGCAAGCGACCATACGCTGGGGTATATGGCATATCGCTGACCATAGTCGTTACCATCAAGCCCACATTAATCAACTTCGAAGATGGTATCATGACGCTCACTAA
- a CDS encoding carbohydrate ABC transporter permease — protein MSEGQRLNRNTLAKQNRKLVIAPYLFILPNLLIFGTFIVFPSLLGLYYSFHVYDGLNPMKFNGLDNYIKIIGDREFWSTIGRTGIYAAIVVPLIYAAALGIALLLAREIRMRGFFRAVFYWPTMISYIIVGLTWKWIFGDSFGILNHLLTVVGVEPVGFLTSSFWANTAVIIATVWSRAGFFMVIFIAGLQAIPTDYYEAARLDGATGMKVFRYITLPLLKPTSLLVVMLTLIDAFKAFPLMFALTGGGPGKETTYIVQYIYEIGFNRQELGLASAMSVMLFILIGGFSALQFRLSKGGAV, from the coding sequence ATGAGTGAAGGACAACGATTAAACAGGAATACGCTGGCAAAACAGAACAGGAAGCTCGTTATTGCTCCTTATCTGTTTATACTTCCCAACCTCCTGATCTTTGGCACTTTTATCGTATTTCCCTCTTTATTGGGCCTCTACTATTCCTTTCATGTCTATGATGGATTGAACCCAATGAAGTTTAACGGGCTGGACAATTATATCAAAATTATAGGGGATCGGGAATTTTGGTCGACCATCGGACGAACGGGGATTTATGCAGCAATTGTTGTCCCGCTAATCTATGCAGCAGCGTTAGGCATTGCTTTACTGCTTGCACGCGAGATTAGAATGCGCGGTTTCTTCAGGGCCGTATTTTACTGGCCGACCATGATTTCTTACATTATCGTAGGGTTGACCTGGAAGTGGATTTTCGGAGATTCATTTGGCATCTTGAATCATCTGTTAACCGTGGTTGGTGTGGAACCGGTCGGCTTTCTAACCTCTTCCTTTTGGGCAAATACGGCTGTAATCATCGCGACGGTATGGTCACGTGCAGGCTTTTTCATGGTCATTTTTATTGCAGGCTTGCAGGCTATACCTACGGATTATTATGAGGCTGCCCGCTTGGACGGGGCAACGGGAATGAAGGTGTTCCGCTATATCACGCTCCCGCTTTTGAAGCCCACAAGCTTGCTTGTTGTGATGCTGACTCTGATTGACGCGTTCAAAGCATTCCCACTTATGTTTGCGCTTACAGGTGGTGGGCCGGGCAAAGAAACCACCTATATTGTTCAATATATTTATGAGATCGGCTTTAACAGACAGGAGCTTGGTCTGGCTAGTGCCATGTCGGTGATGCTGTTTATCCTTATTGGCGGATTCTCGGCGCTGCAATTCCGTCTATCGAAAGGAGGGGCTGTCTGA
- a CDS encoding sugar ABC transporter substrate-binding protein, which translates to MTRRTTFKLITSMVLVMLLIVLTACGNSGTSANGKQATLDFLWFSDGKEGEVIKEIIKDYEQTNTQVKINLIEVGFKDIQTKLKTMLSGGKPPALSRVTDTGSFANQAVDLTPYMGNADQFKDQFIDSLKPYYVMNDKLVAAPMDVTANGLIYNKTLFDKAGVKVPTSPDQVWTWDEYTAALKEVMDKGGARYGMVWDVTPHRWSTLLYQYGGSILTEDGSAAAINNEAGIRAMEKFKQLHQEGIMPESVWLGGENPNNLFRSGTVATHWAGNWMISNYKDITDFEWGVTYMPKETQRSSVPGGKFLMAFEGSGYEKEAAEFIEYLTSKEVNSKYNQESLFMSPRKDSSVLNYEFGKEMFEIFADELKNSSPLAANDWSRQTLISKISTDLKNNIMDVLSDKATPQEALDRTAKLINEAIGSQ; encoded by the coding sequence ATGACAAGAAGAACAACGTTTAAGCTCATCACTAGCATGGTATTGGTCATGTTACTCATCGTGCTGACTGCTTGCGGGAATTCAGGTACAAGTGCCAATGGAAAACAAGCAACTCTGGATTTCTTGTGGTTCTCTGACGGAAAAGAAGGAGAAGTCATCAAGGAAATCATCAAAGATTATGAGCAGACCAACACCCAGGTTAAGATCAATCTCATTGAAGTCGGCTTCAAGGATATCCAAACCAAATTGAAAACGATGTTATCCGGCGGAAAGCCTCCTGCCCTGAGTCGGGTCACGGATACGGGATCGTTTGCTAATCAGGCCGTTGATCTTACACCTTACATGGGCAATGCGGATCAATTCAAGGATCAATTTATTGACTCCCTTAAACCTTATTATGTTATGAATGACAAGCTGGTAGCTGCGCCTATGGATGTCACAGCGAATGGGCTTATTTATAACAAAACCTTATTTGATAAAGCGGGTGTCAAAGTACCGACCTCTCCTGACCAGGTATGGACGTGGGATGAATACACCGCTGCGTTAAAAGAGGTTATGGACAAAGGCGGGGCACGATATGGCATGGTATGGGATGTCACACCGCATCGATGGTCCACTCTTTTGTACCAGTATGGTGGAAGCATCTTAACAGAGGATGGCAGTGCGGCGGCCATTAACAATGAAGCCGGAATCCGTGCCATGGAGAAGTTCAAGCAGCTTCATCAAGAAGGGATCATGCCCGAATCCGTTTGGCTCGGAGGGGAAAATCCGAACAACCTGTTCCGTTCCGGAACGGTGGCTACTCACTGGGCTGGCAACTGGATGATCAGCAATTACAAGGATATCACCGACTTTGAATGGGGCGTCACTTATATGCCGAAAGAAACTCAACGTTCTTCCGTGCCAGGCGGCAAGTTCCTGATGGCTTTCGAAGGCAGTGGTTATGAGAAGGAAGCGGCAGAATTTATTGAATATCTAACGTCCAAAGAGGTGAATTCCAAATACAATCAGGAGTCGTTGTTCATGAGTCCACGGAAGGACAGCTCTGTGCTGAATTATGAATTTGGCAAGGAGATGTTTGAAATTTTCGCAGATGAACTGAAGAACAGTTCGCCTCTTGCAGCGAATGACTGGTCTAGGCAAACGCTTATATCCAAAATTTCAACGGATTTGAAAAATAATATTATGGACGTTCTGTCTGACAAGGCAACTCCGCAGGAGGCTTTGGATCGAACAGCCAAACTGATTAATGAGGCTATTGGCAGTCAATAA
- a CDS encoding amidase family protein, which translates to MENLSELNHVNVEENTIFEIQAALEKGELCSRDLVLNYLYRIAQYDQNGLKINSVLEINPDAIFIAEGLDAERKSVGPRGLLHGIPVLLKDNIETNDRMHTTAGALALETHISSKDSFLVTKLREAGAIILGKTNMTEWANGMSSDMWAGYSARGGQVLNPYGDFFPGGSSTGSAAAVAANFTMVSVGTETSGSILSPSIQNSIVGIKPTVGLISRGGIIPFSHSQDTAGPMARTVTDAAILLGILSGKDEEDPATWKNPYSTVDYTTCLDLNGLKNANIGIFRKAPLTRYRDNEEYDEVLFENAVTQIKEAGANIIEDIDIPSFDRKWEWNKLNHEFKHSVEHYLQSLPSHLPVHTLSELIEWNKQNAERALKYGQNHLEYREQLNNPLNNSNYILELITDLYHSQNNGIDYALHNFGLDAIVFPSYAGADLCARAGYPSIAVPAGYKESGRPFGITFAGKAFSESVLIRIAFSFEQLTAHRKKPNL; encoded by the coding sequence ATGGAAAATTTATCTGAACTGAACCATGTTAATGTTGAGGAAAACACGATTTTTGAAATACAGGCTGCCCTGGAAAAGGGAGAGCTTTGCTCAAGAGACCTGGTTCTGAATTACTTATATCGTATTGCACAATATGACCAAAATGGGCTAAAGATCAATTCTGTTTTGGAAATAAACCCGGATGCGATTTTTATTGCGGAGGGCTTGGATGCTGAAAGGAAATCAGTGGGACCGAGAGGACTTTTACACGGGATTCCGGTTCTGTTGAAAGATAACATAGAAACCAACGACAGAATGCATACAACTGCTGGAGCACTGGCTTTGGAAACCCATATTAGTTCTAAGGATTCTTTTCTTGTTACTAAACTGAGGGAAGCTGGGGCAATCATACTTGGAAAAACAAATATGACAGAATGGGCAAATGGCATGTCTTCGGATATGTGGGCAGGATACAGCGCCAGAGGTGGACAAGTTTTGAATCCTTATGGCGATTTTTTTCCAGGGGGTTCAAGTACAGGTTCTGCTGCTGCGGTAGCTGCTAACTTTACGATGGTTTCCGTAGGAACCGAAACATCTGGTTCCATATTAAGTCCATCCATTCAGAACTCTATTGTTGGTATAAAGCCAACTGTAGGTTTAATAAGCCGTGGTGGAATAATACCGTTCTCACACTCGCAAGATACTGCTGGTCCAATGGCAAGGACTGTAACAGATGCAGCAATCCTACTAGGAATACTTTCAGGAAAAGACGAGGAGGACCCTGCTACTTGGAAAAATCCGTATTCTACAGTAGACTACACAACATGTTTAGACCTCAATGGGTTGAAAAATGCAAACATAGGCATCTTTAGAAAAGCCCCCCTTACACGATATCGAGATAACGAAGAATATGATGAAGTTCTATTTGAAAACGCTGTAACCCAGATCAAAGAAGCTGGGGCTAATATTATTGAAGATATAGACATCCCATCGTTTGACCGGAAGTGGGAGTGGAACAAGTTGAATCATGAATTTAAGCATAGCGTTGAACATTATCTGCAAAGTCTTCCATCGCATTTACCTGTCCATACCCTCAGTGAATTAATCGAGTGGAATAAGCAAAATGCAGAAAGGGCTTTAAAATATGGGCAAAACCATCTCGAATATAGAGAACAGTTGAATAATCCATTAAATAATTCGAATTACATCTTGGAGTTAATAACGGATCTATATCATTCGCAAAATAACGGCATTGATTATGCTTTACATAACTTTGGACTGGACGCCATTGTTTTCCCCTCTTATGCTGGTGCTGATCTTTGTGCAAGAGCTGGGTATCCATCGATCGCTGTACCTGCGGGATATAAGGAAAGTGGAAGGCCATTTGGAATCACATTTGCAGGTAAAGCCTTTAGTGAATCGGTGTTGATTCGTATTGCCTTTTCCTTTGAACAGCTAACAGCTCATAGAAAAAAACCGAATCTATGA
- a CDS encoding glycoside hydrolase family 105 protein, whose product MPNQMVLQERISKVSQAMESMKNTSINEQFPIGLIDIHLWEWPQGVGLYGLLQLHEATKDAKVLEFLESWYNARLMEGLPEKNVNTCAPLLTLISLCELTGNREYEHVCEEWSNWIMDGLLRTGDGAFQHMITGDANDGQILIDTLFMTVLFLAKAGVYFKKPDMVEEAKRQFLVHIKYLYNKKTGLFYHGWDFNENHNYGAVHWGRGNAWYTAGVMDFLNIIPIEDGLKAYLLDTATAQVRALSKLQGEDGMWHTVLDDPASYKETSATAAIGYGILKGIRYGYLDESYRQNGLSALEAVLKQIDDHGVVQQVSYGTPVGQDAQFYKDIPISPMGYGQALTLFILIEGLRVPTAE is encoded by the coding sequence ATGCCGAATCAAATGGTGCTGCAGGAGAGAATAAGCAAGGTATCCCAAGCGATGGAGTCTATGAAAAACACAAGCATCAATGAACAGTTTCCAATCGGATTAATCGACATACATCTATGGGAATGGCCGCAAGGTGTCGGTCTGTATGGCTTGCTTCAACTTCATGAGGCAACGAAGGATGCCAAAGTGCTGGAATTTCTCGAATCATGGTACAATGCAAGGCTGATGGAAGGATTACCGGAAAAAAATGTGAACACCTGCGCTCCGCTCCTTACTTTGATCTCACTATGCGAGCTGACCGGAAACAGGGAGTACGAACATGTCTGTGAGGAGTGGAGCAATTGGATCATGGATGGACTGCTGCGAACCGGAGATGGTGCGTTTCAGCATATGATCACGGGAGACGCCAATGATGGTCAAATTCTGATTGATACCCTGTTTATGACGGTGCTATTTTTGGCCAAGGCAGGGGTATACTTCAAGAAACCGGACATGGTGGAAGAAGCAAAGCGACAGTTCCTTGTGCATATCAAATATCTATACAACAAGAAAACCGGATTGTTCTATCATGGCTGGGATTTCAATGAAAATCATAACTATGGTGCTGTTCATTGGGGAAGGGGCAATGCATGGTATACGGCGGGAGTTATGGATTTCCTGAATATCATTCCGATCGAAGACGGGCTCAAGGCCTATCTGCTGGATACAGCAACCGCTCAAGTAAGAGCACTGAGCAAGCTTCAGGGTGAGGATGGCATGTGGCACACCGTACTGGATGACCCCGCATCTTACAAAGAAACCTCGGCAACAGCAGCGATTGGATACGGCATTCTCAAGGGAATCCGGTATGGATACCTGGATGAATCCTATCGCCAGAATGGCTTGAGTGCGCTTGAAGCGGTGTTGAAACAAATTGATGATCACGGTGTTGTACAGCAGGTGTCCTATGGTACACCTGTGGGGCAGGATGCTCAGTTTTATAAAGATATACCGATCAGTCCGATGGGTTATGGACAAGCACTTACGTTGTTTATCCTGATTGAGGGCTTGCGGGTTCCAACCGCCGAATAG
- a CDS encoding AraC family transcriptional regulator — translation MLTIHTPTNIALQENEVYVRSEADNFQDEWPVHTHNGYEIHYFIQGDATFLIGDRIYKPLPGDMFIFRGGVPHRINPSREIVYKRSFVNFTELLLLDMLAVSQLENLMSIFRHPNGLLVHWPPEEREHITGIFKGIKEEMDAGNTGYKTMVKLSLTQLLLRIYRKMTSERSVNDILFSSQKQTSVSRVLHYLNQNYTENVSLDDLSKTLHLNKYYICHSFKETTGYTISNYVIRKRVAEAKKMLLSTDAPILSISETLGFNTPVYFSRAFKQYVGVSPQVFRKSELLKEAQIH, via the coding sequence ATGCTAACCATACACACCCCGACGAATATTGCTTTGCAAGAAAATGAAGTTTATGTGCGATCAGAAGCAGATAATTTTCAGGATGAATGGCCTGTTCATACGCATAATGGGTATGAGATACATTATTTTATTCAAGGAGATGCAACCTTTTTAATCGGTGACCGAATATATAAGCCGTTGCCCGGAGATATGTTTATATTCAGAGGCGGTGTGCCGCACCGAATCAATCCTTCAAGAGAAATCGTGTACAAGCGAAGTTTCGTCAATTTCACGGAATTATTGCTTTTGGACATGCTTGCTGTCAGTCAGTTGGAGAATCTGATGTCCATATTCCGTCATCCCAATGGGTTATTGGTGCATTGGCCCCCGGAGGAACGTGAGCATATCACAGGTATATTTAAGGGGATCAAAGAGGAGATGGATGCCGGAAATACAGGATACAAAACCATGGTCAAATTGAGTCTTACCCAATTGCTACTGCGGATTTATCGGAAAATGACCAGTGAGCGATCCGTAAATGATATTTTATTTTCTTCCCAAAAGCAGACAAGCGTAAGCCGGGTTCTTCATTATTTAAACCAGAACTACACGGAGAATGTATCTTTGGATGACTTGTCCAAAACACTCCATTTGAATAAGTACTACATTTGTCATTCTTTCAAAGAGACGACGGGATATACGATAAGCAATTATGTAATACGGAAAAGAGTTGCTGAGGCCAAAAAAATGTTGCTGTCTACGGATGCGCCGATCTTGTCCATATCAGAGACACTAGGCTTTAACACACCGGTATATTTTAGCAGGGCCTTTAAACAATATGTGGGTGTATCACCACAGGTATTCCGTAAAAGTGAATTGCTTAAGGAAGCCCAAATTCATTAA
- a CDS encoding carbohydrate ABC transporter permease has translation MKPMVKIVIYSMLSVAAVVWLLPVLWVVISALKTNSDLYSFPPKLWPQPVTFEHFKEAFRKGDFGLYFMNSTIVTVSSTVLLLLINSMAGFALAKYRFRGSTIILIGFISTLMIPIEVIMIPIFKVLSALGLYNSLLAIIIPPAATPTGVFLMRQYLLSVPDELLEAARMDGAGEWKIYWSIILPIAKPILAVLAIFSFMWRWDDFVWPLIAISDPSKYTIQLALSNFIGEYNVDWGSLLAMSVITMLPVLIVFMVFQRYFVSGMITSGMKG, from the coding sequence ATGAAGCCTATGGTCAAAATTGTCATCTACAGTATGTTAAGTGTCGCCGCCGTGGTGTGGCTTCTGCCTGTCCTGTGGGTCGTGATTTCTGCTTTGAAAACGAATAGCGATCTGTATAGTTTCCCACCCAAGCTGTGGCCGCAGCCCGTCACCTTCGAGCATTTCAAGGAGGCATTCAGGAAAGGCGATTTTGGCTTGTATTTTATGAATAGTACGATTGTAACGGTGTCCTCAACGGTGCTGCTGTTATTGATCAATTCCATGGCAGGCTTTGCACTCGCGAAGTATCGCTTCCGCGGAAGCACGATCATATTAATCGGTTTTATCTCAACACTCATGATTCCGATTGAGGTAATCATGATTCCCATATTCAAGGTGCTGAGCGCACTGGGGTTATATAATAGTCTGCTCGCGATTATTATCCCGCCAGCAGCGACCCCAACAGGTGTATTCCTTATGCGGCAGTATTTGTTGTCCGTACCGGACGAGCTGCTGGAGGCTGCCCGGATGGATGGAGCGGGCGAATGGAAAATTTACTGGAGCATTATTCTACCCATAGCGAAGCCGATTCTTGCGGTGCTCGCGATCTTCTCCTTCATGTGGAGATGGGATGATTTTGTATGGCCGTTAATTGCTATTAGTGATCCATCGAAATATACGATTCAGCTTGCGCTTTCTAATTTTATTGGTGAATACAACGTAGATTGGGGAAGTTTGCTAGCGATGTCCGTAATCACGATGCTTCCGGTACTGATTGTTTTTATGGTTTTCCAGCGATATTTTGTCAGCGGTATGATTACTTCAGGAATGAAAGGATGA
- a CDS encoding GNAT family N-acetyltransferase encodes MELNHWSEELNSYNLSNEYSIQKAEPEEWGLYCSVYYNMAYTGFFREEDYFTVSRNNSFWIYKGESKIGGVRMAPNSLYHLFFIPPFNDSFEVLKLLKRILIKWSDPTQRIKIYEILPDQVHLFTRAGFWPDEFRCRWMQRPTDHFNVHWDHDLIIKSPEIIENNTGTKQYINEDEIAQCDFDSFVGGFEALRRKKTSLEDFIPNEEVHYTNEDLTQASTLVYDKVTGQLVANCRLCLQDNQAAVYSIGVNPAYRGKGLATRMLQRALTELKGKYPVLRLYVMEGNDAESVYFNLGFVPGVQEIQTMYIPVHE; translated from the coding sequence GTGGAATTAAATCATTGGTCCGAGGAACTTAATTCTTATAATTTATCAAATGAATATTCCATTCAAAAGGCTGAGCCCGAAGAATGGGGACTGTATTGTTCCGTCTATTATAATATGGCCTATACTGGATTTTTTAGAGAGGAAGATTACTTCACTGTTTCGCGGAATAACTCTTTCTGGATTTATAAAGGAGAGTCAAAAATCGGTGGGGTAAGGATGGCACCTAATTCGTTATATCATCTATTCTTTATTCCCCCGTTCAATGATTCATTTGAGGTACTTAAGCTTCTTAAAAGAATACTCATCAAATGGTCTGATCCAACTCAACGTATTAAGATATATGAAATTCTCCCCGATCAAGTACATTTATTTACGAGGGCTGGATTCTGGCCAGATGAGTTCAGATGTCGCTGGATGCAGCGCCCTACAGATCATTTCAACGTGCATTGGGATCATGATCTTATAATTAAGAGCCCCGAAATTATCGAGAATAACACGGGGACCAAACAATACATTAATGAAGATGAAATTGCTCAATGTGACTTTGACAGCTTTGTAGGCGGTTTCGAAGCCTTACGCAGAAAGAAGACATCCCTTGAAGACTTTATCCCGAACGAAGAAGTCCATTATACCAATGAGGACCTAACTCAAGCTTCTACACTTGTATATGATAAGGTTACTGGACAGCTCGTAGCCAACTGTCGCCTATGTTTGCAGGACAACCAAGCAGCAGTATATAGCATCGGAGTCAACCCCGCTTACAGAGGGAAAGGACTTGCTACACGCATGCTGCAAAGAGCCCTGACTGAACTAAAAGGCAAGTATCCAGTTCTAAGGTTATATGTCATGGAAGGCAATGATGCAGAGTCTGTCTATTTTAATCTTGGATTTGTTCCCGGTGTTCAAGAGATACAAACGATGTATATTCCTGTACATGAGTAG